One Alnus glutinosa chromosome 3, dhAlnGlut1.1, whole genome shotgun sequence genomic region harbors:
- the LOC133862609 gene encoding two-component response regulator ARR14-like — MNSEKAISIESMINVCPLPEAVSILVVDSDSTCLTIISKMLYKFGYKVLTAKRATAALSIVREKEDDLHLVLAEAHLPDMDKYEFLERMGETSNLPVVLMSADDNENGMLGSLFKGAMFYLVKPVTLNNVKNLWQFASMKSREETVATDGESSVQGESSEENASSYIGIQSFENKRKQSHRKAKRKVLEAMEKDKEEDNDDSTVLKKPKLIWTNDLHNRFLQAIRVLGIDRAHPKKILQHMNVQGLQKENISSHLQKYRLSLKREQDATQKTMTRDSTGSSMASNQQAPFNLEGLLQFSNQQSAVTSYQPDSSCSDISNPLYGQLIPPSNQLDSTYPNSGHVGIWITSNDLAGFGQTGNSNGEEILRGYTDPFSVDSIGFGNATHCLTLPSDSLQQQFLQPQLLPPPPRPPQEPEEHDIFGVERGEIYELFDTAKDLTSLFHDEEFNDLW; from the exons ATGAACAGTGAGAAGGCCATCTCAATTGAGTCTATGATAAATGTCTGTCCATTGCCTGAAGCTGTCAGCATTTTGGTTGTGGACAGCGATTCTACGTGTCTTACAATCATATCGAAAATGCTCTATAAATTCGGTTATAAAG TTTTGACTGCTAAACGAGCCACTGCTGCATTGTCGATTGTACGGGAGAAAGAAGATGACCTTCACCTTGTTCTGGCAGAGGCTCATTTGCCTGACATGGATAAATATGAGTTCCTAGAGAGAATGGGAGAAACGTCCAACTTACCAGTTGTTC TTATGTCGGCTGATGATAATGAGAATGGCATGTTAGGCAGCCTGTTCAAGGGTGCTATGTTCTATCTTGTGAAACCAGTTACCTTGAACAATGTTAAAAACCTATGGCAGTTTGCATCCATGAAGAGTAGAGAGGAAACAGTAGCCACTGATGGAGAAAGCAGTGTTCAGGGGGAATCATCTGAGGAGAATGCATCATCTTATATAGGGATTCAATCATTTGAGAACAAAAGGAAGCAGAGTCACAGAAAGGCGAAAAGAAAAGTGCTGGAAGCAATGGAGAAAGACAAGGAGGAAGACAATGATGATTCAACAGTCTTAAAGAAGCCAAAGCTAATTTGGACAAATGATCTACATAACAGATTCCTGCAAGCTATCAGAGTATTAGGCATTGACA GAGCTCATCCAAAGAAGATACTTCAGCATATGAATGTCCAGGGActacaaaaggaaaatatttcAAGCCATTTACAG AAATATCGTCTCTCCTTGAAACGGGAACAAGATGCAACCCAAAAGACCATGACTAGAGATTCTACTGGATCAAGTATGGCATCAAACCAGCAAGCACCATTCAATTTAGAAGGActtcttcaattttcaaatcAGCAATCCGCAGTGACATCATATCAACCAGACTCAAGTTGTAGTGACATATCAAATCCTTTGTATGGGCAACTCATCCCACCAAGCAATCAGCTAGATTCTACTTATCCAAATTCTGGCCATGTTGGAATTTGGATCACTAGCAATGACTTGGCAGGCTTTGGCCAGACGGGAAATTCTAATGGTGAAGAAATCCTCAGAGGGTACACAGATCCCTTCAGTGTGGATAGTATTGGCTTTGGAAATGCTACACATTGCCTGACATTGCCGAGCGATTCCTTGCAGCAACAATTTCTGCAGCCACAGCTACTTCCTCCACCACCACGACCACCACAGGAGCCAGAAGAACATGATATTTTTGGGGTCGAAAGAGGAGAAATATACGAATTGTTTGACACTGCAAAAGACCTTACTAGTCTGTTCCATGATGAGGAATTTAATGATCTCTGGTAA
- the LOC133862365 gene encoding flap endonuclease GEN-like 1 isoform X2, which produces MGVGGHFWDMLKPYARPEGSDFLRNKWVAVDLSIWIVQHETAIKTHVRNPHLRLTFFRTINLFSKELLELFGVPVLKAKGEAEALCAQLNNEGYVDACITADSDAFLFGAKCVIKCIRPNSKEPFECYHMSDIEAGLGLKRKHLIAISLLVGNDHNLSGVQGIGLDTALRLVQAFNEDDILNRLREIGNGETPLFQGGIKPLDDCVPSSSESSPRIRCSHCSFCGHPGSKRAHFKLSCEYCGTSKSEGCMKKPEGFKCDCASCDMVQREKEQKKQENWRTKVCNKIALESNFPNEKIIEMYLCNNHGYFTAKDGPCISWGSPETEMLVDFLAFHQLWEPSYSRQMMLPMLSTIFLREMAINPVKTLLYGQYEFDSVLRVKIRFGHQFYVVKWKKAVTALDSAMDAIPSEKSDTQQDAIELDESLDLLEEPDGPKVHFDEGCCYLLTDENMDLVRAAFPEKVDRFLHEKELKESKRRKSSSLRSEGTNEKSESKRSSSVQRNITEFYRSTKVQIQVNPGEDQGAGTLEEKRKASSPNLSKSVRRRLLFD; this is translated from the exons ATGGGGGTGGGAGGGCATTTCTGGGACATGCTTAAACCCTATGCCCGACCCGAAGGCTCCGATTTCCTGAGGAACAAATGGGTCGCCGTGGACCTCTCCATCTGGATCGTCCAGCACGAGACCGCTATCAAGACCCATGTCAGAAACCCACACCTCAGGCTCACTTTCTTCCGTACTATCAACCTCTTCTCCAAG GAACTGCTGGAGCTATTTGGGGTGCCTGTATTGAAAGCAAAGGGAGAGGCCGAAGCACTGTGTGCACAGTTAAACAATGAAGGTTATGTAGATGCTTGCATCACAGCCGACAGTGATGCATTCCTTTTTGGGGCTAAATGTGTCATAAAATGCATTCGGCCCAATTCCAAA GAACCATTTGAATGCTACCATATGTCAGATATTGAAGCTGGTCTTGGATTGAAGAGGAAACACTTGATAGCCATCTCTCTTTTGGTTGGAAATGACCATAATTTAAGTGGAGTGCAAGGTATTGGGCTTGATACAGCTCTTCGTCTTGTCCAAGCTTTTAACGAGGATGATATATTGAATAG GTTACGTGAAATAGGCAATGGAGAAACTCCATTGTTTCAAGGTGGTATCAAACCTTTAGATGATTGTGTACCCAGTTCGAGTGAAAGCTCACCTAGGATAAGATGTTCTCATTGTTCTTTCTGCGGACATCCTGGCAGCAAGAGAGCTCATTTTAAGCTTTCATGTGAATACTGCGGTACCAGTAAAAGTGAGGGTTGTATGAAAAAGCCAGAGGGGTTTAAATGTGATTGTGCCTCCTGTGATATG GTACAGAGAGAAAAGGAACAGAAGAAGCAAGAAAATTGGAGAACAAAAGTTTGCAACAAGATTGCACTGGAGTCAAATTTCCCCAATGAGAAGATTATTGAAATGTATTTGTGCAACAACCATGGTTATTTTACTG CTAAAGATGGCCCTTGCATATCTTGGGGAAGCCCAGAAACAGAAATGCTGGTTGATTTCTTAGCTTTTCATCAGCTCTGGGAGCCATCTTACAGCAGGCAGATGATGCTTCCTATGTTATCCACCATTTTCTTAAGAGAAATGGCTATAAATCCAGTAAAAACTTTGTTATATGGGCAGTATGAGTTTGACTCTGTACTGCGTGTGAAGATAAGATTTGGACATCAATTCTATGTTGTCAAGTGGAAAAAAGCTGTGACTGCCCTGGACAGTGCTATGGATGCAATCCCTTCTGAGAAGTCTGATACGCAACAAGATGCTATAGAATTAGATGAATCTCTCGATTTATTGGAAGAGCCCGATGGCCCCAAGGTTCATTTTGATGAGGGCTGCTGCTACCTGTTGACAGATGAAAATATGGACCTTGTTCGGGCTGCTTTTCCAGAAAAGGTTGACCGATTTTTGCATGAAAAG GAACTTAAAGAATCAAAACGAAGAAAGAGTTCAAGCTTAAGATCTGAAGGGACCAATGAAAAGTCAGAATCAAAAAGATCAAGCAGTGTCCAGCGAAATATTACTGAATTCTACCGTTCAACCAAAGTACAAATTCAGGTAAATCCAGGAGAAGATCAGGGTGCTGGGACCTTGGAAGAGAAGAGGAAAGCATCAAGTCCAAATCTCTCCAAGTCTGTGAGGCGTCGCCTTTTGTTTGACTAG
- the LOC133862365 gene encoding flap endonuclease GEN-like 1 isoform X1, translating into MGVGGHFWDMLKPYARPEGSDFLRNKWVAVDLSIWIVQHETAIKTHVRNPHLRLTFFRTINLFSKFGAFPVFVVDGTPSPLKSQARIARFCRASGIDLSDLPVAEEGVSVERNSAFSKCVLECVELLELFGVPVLKAKGEAEALCAQLNNEGYVDACITADSDAFLFGAKCVIKCIRPNSKEPFECYHMSDIEAGLGLKRKHLIAISLLVGNDHNLSGVQGIGLDTALRLVQAFNEDDILNRLREIGNGETPLFQGGIKPLDDCVPSSSESSPRIRCSHCSFCGHPGSKRAHFKLSCEYCGTSKSEGCMKKPEGFKCDCASCDMVQREKEQKKQENWRTKVCNKIALESNFPNEKIIEMYLCNNHGYFTAKDGPCISWGSPETEMLVDFLAFHQLWEPSYSRQMMLPMLSTIFLREMAINPVKTLLYGQYEFDSVLRVKIRFGHQFYVVKWKKAVTALDSAMDAIPSEKSDTQQDAIELDESLDLLEEPDGPKVHFDEGCCYLLTDENMDLVRAAFPEKVDRFLHEKELKESKRRKSSSLRSEGTNEKSESKRSSSVQRNITEFYRSTKVQIQVNPGEDQGAGTLEEKRKASSPNLSKSVRRRLLFD; encoded by the exons ATGGGGGTGGGAGGGCATTTCTGGGACATGCTTAAACCCTATGCCCGACCCGAAGGCTCCGATTTCCTGAGGAACAAATGGGTCGCCGTGGACCTCTCCATCTGGATCGTCCAGCACGAGACCGCTATCAAGACCCATGTCAGAAACCCACACCTCAGGCTCACTTTCTTCCGTACTATCAACCTCTTCTCCAAG TTTGGAGCTTTTCCAGTCTTTGTCGTTGATGGAACTCCATCGCCGCTGAAATCGCAGGCAAGAATTGCGAGATTCTGTCGCGCTTCTGGCATTGATTTGTCAGACTTGCCGGTGGCCGAAGAGGGTGTTTCGGTTGAGAGGAACAGTGCCTTTTCAAAATGTGTCCTAGAGTGTGTG GAACTGCTGGAGCTATTTGGGGTGCCTGTATTGAAAGCAAAGGGAGAGGCCGAAGCACTGTGTGCACAGTTAAACAATGAAGGTTATGTAGATGCTTGCATCACAGCCGACAGTGATGCATTCCTTTTTGGGGCTAAATGTGTCATAAAATGCATTCGGCCCAATTCCAAA GAACCATTTGAATGCTACCATATGTCAGATATTGAAGCTGGTCTTGGATTGAAGAGGAAACACTTGATAGCCATCTCTCTTTTGGTTGGAAATGACCATAATTTAAGTGGAGTGCAAGGTATTGGGCTTGATACAGCTCTTCGTCTTGTCCAAGCTTTTAACGAGGATGATATATTGAATAG GTTACGTGAAATAGGCAATGGAGAAACTCCATTGTTTCAAGGTGGTATCAAACCTTTAGATGATTGTGTACCCAGTTCGAGTGAAAGCTCACCTAGGATAAGATGTTCTCATTGTTCTTTCTGCGGACATCCTGGCAGCAAGAGAGCTCATTTTAAGCTTTCATGTGAATACTGCGGTACCAGTAAAAGTGAGGGTTGTATGAAAAAGCCAGAGGGGTTTAAATGTGATTGTGCCTCCTGTGATATG GTACAGAGAGAAAAGGAACAGAAGAAGCAAGAAAATTGGAGAACAAAAGTTTGCAACAAGATTGCACTGGAGTCAAATTTCCCCAATGAGAAGATTATTGAAATGTATTTGTGCAACAACCATGGTTATTTTACTG CTAAAGATGGCCCTTGCATATCTTGGGGAAGCCCAGAAACAGAAATGCTGGTTGATTTCTTAGCTTTTCATCAGCTCTGGGAGCCATCTTACAGCAGGCAGATGATGCTTCCTATGTTATCCACCATTTTCTTAAGAGAAATGGCTATAAATCCAGTAAAAACTTTGTTATATGGGCAGTATGAGTTTGACTCTGTACTGCGTGTGAAGATAAGATTTGGACATCAATTCTATGTTGTCAAGTGGAAAAAAGCTGTGACTGCCCTGGACAGTGCTATGGATGCAATCCCTTCTGAGAAGTCTGATACGCAACAAGATGCTATAGAATTAGATGAATCTCTCGATTTATTGGAAGAGCCCGATGGCCCCAAGGTTCATTTTGATGAGGGCTGCTGCTACCTGTTGACAGATGAAAATATGGACCTTGTTCGGGCTGCTTTTCCAGAAAAGGTTGACCGATTTTTGCATGAAAAG GAACTTAAAGAATCAAAACGAAGAAAGAGTTCAAGCTTAAGATCTGAAGGGACCAATGAAAAGTCAGAATCAAAAAGATCAAGCAGTGTCCAGCGAAATATTACTGAATTCTACCGTTCAACCAAAGTACAAATTCAGGTAAATCCAGGAGAAGATCAGGGTGCTGGGACCTTGGAAGAGAAGAGGAAAGCATCAAGTCCAAATCTCTCCAAGTCTGTGAGGCGTCGCCTTTTGTTTGACTAG
- the LOC133864137 gene encoding uncharacterized protein LOC133864137 isoform X1, producing the protein MASTSILYPKTNLKQRNHFPTDQHRPRKLKDFLNDNPDSCSSTGFKSFPRDLNSKAASTRFSAFQAVINAVKKLPFTSTIKSQSIFPRSLSRRLSKKNRRPSKPREIKITVRVKDIVRWASFRDLLEEKSRSLDIASSPHHCTTTTGSTPTTCSSNGSSWCESDFTSEYLPSWGSNSQECGETEVHVGKTHLPRVGRDYVEATTGAKVYAAVGPEVFVFLPVKTTTCDEKEQQSPVSVLDFHVGENVEPFSSFTRSLATIQRARQNLMQKIQRFENLEPFDLEEWMSMEENTRFEEEYEEEEEEEEEEENEIEKKVRELLNPIKATSSVDIGKAKAEKLLFDFFSDELSSKRCHDDDDDEFNCQMVSMAKAWMKGEHNGLHEWGVEHKREAYVSEMDRRERWSSFEEEQQEIALEIETRILGCLVDEVLADFF; encoded by the exons ATGGCTTCAACGAGCATTTTGTACCCAAAGACAAACTTGAAGcaaagaaatcattttccaactgATCAGCACAGGCCTAGAAAGCTAAAAGACTTCCTCAATGACAATCCAGATTCGTGCTCCTCAACTGGGTTCAAATCATTTCCTAGAGATTTGAATTCAAAAGCTGCATCAACCAGATTTTCAGCCTTCCAAGCCGTGATTAACGCCGTCAAGAAACTTCCCTTCACCAGTACCATCAAATCCCAGTCTATTTTCCCAAGAAGCCTGTCTCGGAGACTGTCAAAAAAGAACCGGCGCCCAAGCAAGCCACGTGAAATCAAAATTACGGTCAGAGTCAAAGACATCGTGCGGTGGGCATCGTTCCGGGACTTGCTGGAGGAGAAATCTCGGTCCTTGGATATCGCTTCTTCCCCTCATCACTGCACCACGACCACGGGTTCCACCCCTACCACTTGTAGCAGCAATGGCTCAAGTTGGTGCGAAAGTGACTTCACCTCGGAGTATTTACCGTCCTGGGGCAGTAATTCTCAGGAGTGCGGTGAAACCGAGGTTCATGTTGGTAAAACACATTTACCACGTGTCGGCAGGGATTACGTGGAGGCGACAACAGGGGCAAAGGTTTACGCTGCAGTGGGCCCCGA gGTCTTTGTCTTTCTTCCG GTGAAGACAACAACGTGCGATGAGAAAGAACAGCAAAGCCCAGTTTCAGTGCTTGATTTTCATGTTGGAGAGAACGTGGAGCCATTCTCTTCTTTTACCCGAAGCCTTGCCACCATTCAAA GGGCAAGACAAAATCTTATGCAAAAGATCCAGCGGTTTGAGAATCTGGAGCCTTTCGACCTGGAGGAATGGATGTCAATGGAAGAAAATActagatttgaagaagaatatgaggaagaagaagaagaagaagaagaagaagaaaatgagattgAAAAGAAAGTGAGGGAGCTGTTGAATCCTATCAAAGCAACGAGTTCAGTAGATATTGGCAAGGCCAAGGCGGAAAAACTATTGTTTGATTTCTTTAGTGATGAATTGAGTAGCAAGAGATgccatgatgatgatgatgatgagttCAATTGCCAGATGGTAAGCATGGCAAAAGCATGGATGAAGGGGGAACATAATGGGTTACATGAATGGGGGGTAGAGCATAAGAGGGAGGCTTATGTTAGTGAAATGGATAGGAGAGAGAGGTGGAGCAGCTTTGAGGAGGAGCAACAGGAGATAGCTTTGGAAATTGAGACTCGGATTTTAGGGTGCTTGGTGGACGAGGTTCTAGCTGATTTCTTCTGA
- the LOC133864137 gene encoding uncharacterized protein LOC133864137 isoform X2, with product MASTSILYPKTNLKQRNHFPTDQHRPRKLKDFLNDNPDSCSSTGFKSFPRDLNSKAASTRFSAFQAVINAVKKLPFTSTIKSQSIFPRSLSRRLSKKNRRPSKPREIKITVRVKDIVRWASFRDLLEEKSRSLDIASSPHHCTTTTGSTPTTCSSNGSSWCESDFTSEYLPSWGSNSQECGETEVHVGKTHLPRVGRDYVEATTGAKVYAAVGPEVKTTTCDEKEQQSPVSVLDFHVGENVEPFSSFTRSLATIQRARQNLMQKIQRFENLEPFDLEEWMSMEENTRFEEEYEEEEEEEEEEENEIEKKVRELLNPIKATSSVDIGKAKAEKLLFDFFSDELSSKRCHDDDDDEFNCQMVSMAKAWMKGEHNGLHEWGVEHKREAYVSEMDRRERWSSFEEEQQEIALEIETRILGCLVDEVLADFF from the exons ATGGCTTCAACGAGCATTTTGTACCCAAAGACAAACTTGAAGcaaagaaatcattttccaactgATCAGCACAGGCCTAGAAAGCTAAAAGACTTCCTCAATGACAATCCAGATTCGTGCTCCTCAACTGGGTTCAAATCATTTCCTAGAGATTTGAATTCAAAAGCTGCATCAACCAGATTTTCAGCCTTCCAAGCCGTGATTAACGCCGTCAAGAAACTTCCCTTCACCAGTACCATCAAATCCCAGTCTATTTTCCCAAGAAGCCTGTCTCGGAGACTGTCAAAAAAGAACCGGCGCCCAAGCAAGCCACGTGAAATCAAAATTACGGTCAGAGTCAAAGACATCGTGCGGTGGGCATCGTTCCGGGACTTGCTGGAGGAGAAATCTCGGTCCTTGGATATCGCTTCTTCCCCTCATCACTGCACCACGACCACGGGTTCCACCCCTACCACTTGTAGCAGCAATGGCTCAAGTTGGTGCGAAAGTGACTTCACCTCGGAGTATTTACCGTCCTGGGGCAGTAATTCTCAGGAGTGCGGTGAAACCGAGGTTCATGTTGGTAAAACACATTTACCACGTGTCGGCAGGGATTACGTGGAGGCGACAACAGGGGCAAAGGTTTACGCTGCAGTGGGCCCCGAG GTGAAGACAACAACGTGCGATGAGAAAGAACAGCAAAGCCCAGTTTCAGTGCTTGATTTTCATGTTGGAGAGAACGTGGAGCCATTCTCTTCTTTTACCCGAAGCCTTGCCACCATTCAAA GGGCAAGACAAAATCTTATGCAAAAGATCCAGCGGTTTGAGAATCTGGAGCCTTTCGACCTGGAGGAATGGATGTCAATGGAAGAAAATActagatttgaagaagaatatgaggaagaagaagaagaagaagaagaagaagaaaatgagattgAAAAGAAAGTGAGGGAGCTGTTGAATCCTATCAAAGCAACGAGTTCAGTAGATATTGGCAAGGCCAAGGCGGAAAAACTATTGTTTGATTTCTTTAGTGATGAATTGAGTAGCAAGAGATgccatgatgatgatgatgatgagttCAATTGCCAGATGGTAAGCATGGCAAAAGCATGGATGAAGGGGGAACATAATGGGTTACATGAATGGGGGGTAGAGCATAAGAGGGAGGCTTATGTTAGTGAAATGGATAGGAGAGAGAGGTGGAGCAGCTTTGAGGAGGAGCAACAGGAGATAGCTTTGGAAATTGAGACTCGGATTTTAGGGTGCTTGGTGGACGAGGTTCTAGCTGATTTCTTCTGA
- the LOC133864019 gene encoding UDP-galactose/UDP-glucose transporter 2-like has translation MKSDEQARSLFGISLSGRPKWHQFFICSGGFFFGYLVNGICEEYVYNRLQFSYGWYFTFIQGFVYLFLLYVQGFTPKQMVNPWKTYVKLSAVLMGSHGLTKGSLAFLNYPAQLMFKSTKVLPVMIMGAFIPGLRRKYPPHEYLSAVLLVVGLILFTLADAKTSPNFSVIGVVMVSGALVMDSFLGNFQEAIFTINPETTQTEMLFCSTVVGLPFLIPPMLVTGELFKAWSSCSQHPYVYGVLVFEAMATFIGQVSVLSLIALFGAATTAMVTTARKAVTLLLSYLIFTKPLTEQHGTGLLLIAMGITLKLLPDNKPSKRASTSSASANIAKPAASREERTLLENIAKDEEKRPLV, from the exons aTGAAGAGCGACGAGCAAGCGCGGTCTTTGTTTGGGATTTCGCTCTCAGGCAGACCCAAATGGCATCAATTCTTCATTTGCTCTGGTGGGTTCTTCTTTGGCTATCTTGTCAATGGTATCTGCgag GAGTATGTGTACAACAGGCTCCAATTCAG CTATGGTTGGTATTTCACATTTATTCAAGGATTCGTCTACCTGTTTCTGCTTTATGTCCAAGGCTTCACCCCCAAGCAAATGGTGAACCCATGGAAGACATATGTGAAGCTCTCTGCTGTCCTTATGGGTTCCCATGGACTTACCAAAGGATCTCTGGCTTTCCTAAACTACCCTGCACAGCTTATGTTCAAATCCACAAAG GTTCTGCCGGTGATGATAATGGGCGCATTCATACCGGGTCTGCGGCGGAAATACCCGCCTCACGAATATCTGTCTGCGGTACTCTTGGTTGTGGGTTTGATCCTCTTCACCTTAGCAGATGCAAAAACTTCCCCCAACTTCAGTGTAATTGGTGTTGTAATGGTATCTGGTGCTCTAGTCATGGACTCCTTTTTGGGTAATTTTCAAGAAGCAATCTTTACCATAAACCCCGAAACCACGCAG ACAGAGATGCTGTTTTGCTCAACCGTGGTGGGCTTGCCTTTCTTGATTCCACCCATGCTTGTAACGGGAGAATTATTCAAAGCATGGAGCTCATGTTCACAG CATCCATACGTTTATGGCGTGCTAGTGTTTGAAGCCATGGCCACGTTTATTGGCCAAGTTTCTGTCCTCTCCCTCATTGCCCTCTTTGGTGCAGCCACCACCGCCATG GTGACAACAGCAAGGAAGGCGGTGACATTATTACTTTCATACTTGATATTTACAAAGCCATTGACAGAGCAACATGGGACTGGGCTTCTGCTGATAGCCATGGGAATCACACTGAAGCTCTTGCCTGATAATAAACCCAGCAAGAGGGCCTCCACCTCCTCTGCCAGTGCCAACATTGCCAAGCCAGCAGCCAGCCGTGAAGAGAGAACTCTGCTAGAAAATATAgcaaaagatgaagaaaagagGCCACTGGTCTGA